Proteins encoded within one genomic window of Bradyrhizobium sp. 186:
- a CDS encoding alpha/beta fold hydrolase, with translation MDAASDDVFIDEISFPAGDGYALTGTLFLPRGTKRHAVLINSATAVPRKIYRGFASYLAHRGCAVLTYDYRGIGDSRHPAMVGYNQPKSLVGFKASMSDWAALDVAAAVRWMRERYNTLPFAYVGHSFGGQALGLLANNTEISRAILLASQAATWRLMTSPEKYRVYAFMNFVGVPLVHTLGYAPGWAGIGEDLPKGVFLQWAEWVSSPRYLFDSKLPALENFAKYKGELRALCFSDDPWATRPAVELLTSGFVATKPEVLTVKPSEIGAKAIGHFGFFRPEHRDTLWRGVAEWIQGE, from the coding sequence ATGGACGCCGCAAGCGACGACGTTTTCATCGACGAGATCAGCTTCCCGGCAGGCGACGGCTATGCGCTGACCGGCACCCTGTTTCTGCCGCGCGGCACCAAGCGCCATGCCGTCCTGATCAATTCGGCGACCGCCGTCCCGCGCAAAATCTATCGCGGCTTTGCCTCCTACCTCGCCCATCGCGGCTGCGCGGTCCTGACCTACGACTATCGCGGCATCGGCGACTCCCGGCACCCCGCGATGGTCGGATACAACCAGCCGAAGTCGCTGGTCGGCTTCAAGGCCTCGATGTCGGACTGGGCTGCGCTCGACGTCGCCGCGGCGGTGCGCTGGATGCGTGAGCGCTACAACACGCTGCCGTTTGCCTATGTCGGCCATTCCTTCGGCGGCCAGGCGCTGGGGCTGCTCGCGAACAACACTGAAATATCGCGCGCCATACTCCTGGCCTCGCAGGCCGCGACCTGGCGGCTGATGACATCGCCGGAGAAATACCGCGTCTATGCCTTCATGAATTTCGTCGGCGTGCCGCTGGTCCACACGCTCGGCTACGCGCCGGGCTGGGCCGGCATCGGCGAGGACCTGCCCAAGGGCGTCTTCCTGCAATGGGCCGAATGGGTCTCCAGCCCGCGCTATCTCTTCGATTCAAAATTGCCGGCGCTGGAGAACTTCGCGAAGTACAAGGGCGAGCTGCGCGCGCTGTGTTTCTCCGACGATCCCTGGGCGACGCGGCCCGCTGTCGAGCTGCTCACGAGCGGATTCGTCGCGACCAAGCCGGAGGTGCTGACGGTCAAGCCATCCGAAATCGGCGCCAAGGCGATCGGCCATTTCGGGTTCTTTCGCCCCGAGCACCGCGACACGCTCTGGCGCGGCGTGGCGGAATGGATCCAGGGGGAGTGA
- a CDS encoding 3-deoxy-7-phosphoheptulonate synthase class II has translation MSERWTPESWRSKPVLQVPDYPDAKALADVEAQLATFPPLVFAGEARNLKRALARVAAGEAFLLQGGDCAESFAEHGANNIRDFFRVLLQMAVVLTYAGAVPVVKVGRIAGQFAKPRSSPTEKLDGVELPSYRGDIVNDIAFTKEARVPDPQRQLMAYRQSAATLNLLRAFATGGFANLGSVHQWMLGFLKDSPQSRRYKELADRISDALNFMQACGLNLESHPELRATDFYTSHEALLLGYEQAMTRVDSTTGDWYATSGHMIWIGDRTRQLDHGHIEYFRGIKNPIGLKCGPSLKADELLKLIDVLNPDNEPGRLTLIGRFGSDKVGEHLPNLIRAVKREGRMVVWSCDPMHGNTITSTSGYKTRPFDRILSEVKSFFAIHAAEGTHAGGVHLEMTGQNVTECLGGARAITDEDLNDRYHTVCDPRLNAEQSIDMAFLVAELLKQERAGKVRPMPAVAGL, from the coding sequence ATGTCCGAGCGGTGGACGCCCGAGTCCTGGCGCAGCAAGCCGGTGCTACAGGTGCCCGACTATCCCGACGCCAAGGCGCTGGCCGATGTCGAGGCGCAGCTTGCGACCTTTCCGCCGCTGGTGTTCGCGGGCGAGGCGCGCAACCTGAAGAGGGCGCTGGCGCGCGTTGCGGCCGGCGAAGCCTTCCTGCTCCAGGGCGGCGACTGCGCCGAGAGCTTTGCCGAGCACGGCGCCAACAACATCCGCGACTTTTTCCGTGTGCTGCTCCAGATGGCGGTGGTGCTGACCTATGCCGGCGCAGTGCCCGTCGTGAAGGTCGGCCGCATCGCTGGCCAGTTCGCCAAGCCGCGCTCCTCGCCGACCGAGAAGCTCGACGGCGTCGAGCTGCCGAGCTATCGCGGCGACATCGTCAACGACATCGCCTTCACGAAGGAAGCGCGCGTGCCGGATCCGCAGCGCCAGCTGATGGCGTATCGGCAGTCGGCGGCGACGCTGAATTTGTTGCGCGCCTTCGCCACCGGCGGCTTCGCCAATCTCGGCAGCGTGCATCAGTGGATGCTCGGCTTCCTGAAGGATAGCCCGCAATCCCGCCGCTACAAGGAGCTCGCCGACCGCATCTCGGACGCGCTGAACTTCATGCAGGCCTGCGGCCTCAACCTGGAGAGCCATCCCGAGCTGCGCGCCACTGATTTCTACACCAGCCACGAGGCGCTGCTGCTCGGCTACGAGCAGGCCATGACCCGGGTCGATTCCACCACCGGCGACTGGTACGCGACATCAGGCCACATGATCTGGATCGGCGACCGCACTCGTCAGCTCGATCACGGCCATATCGAGTATTTCCGCGGCATCAAGAACCCGATCGGGCTGAAGTGCGGTCCGTCGCTGAAGGCCGACGAGCTGTTGAAGCTGATCGACGTGCTCAATCCCGACAACGAGCCCGGCCGGCTGACGCTAATCGGCCGCTTCGGGTCCGACAAGGTCGGCGAGCACCTGCCGAACCTGATCCGCGCCGTGAAGCGCGAGGGCAGGATGGTGGTCTGGTCCTGCGACCCCATGCACGGCAACACCATCACCTCCACGTCAGGCTACAAGACGCGGCCGTTCGACCGCATCCTGTCGGAGGTGAAGTCGTTCTTCGCGATCCACGCGGCCGAAGGCACTCATGCCGGCGGCGTGCATCTGGAGATGACCGGCCAGAACGTCACCGAGTGCCTCGGCGGCGCCCGCGCCATCACGGATGAGGATCTCAACGACCGCTACCACACGGTCTGCGATCCCCGCCTCAACGCCGAGCAATCGATCGACATGGCTTTCCTGGTCGCGGAGCTGCTGAAGCAGGAACGCGCCGGCAAGGTCAGGCCGATGCCGGCCGTTGCGGGGCTCTAA
- a CDS encoding diacylglycerol kinase: MLRIWKATINSRNGLAFAFRSEQAVREEIVALLLSLPIAWFISSTAIRAVELVCAVAFVLVVELLNTAIEKLADRLTMDHDKQIGRVKDMGSAAVGVALLMAGAFWIFAIVERLGFV; this comes from the coding sequence TTGCTGCGGATATGGAAGGCCACGATCAATTCCCGCAACGGTCTGGCCTTTGCGTTCCGCTCGGAGCAGGCCGTCCGCGAGGAGATCGTTGCGCTCCTGCTGTCGCTGCCGATCGCGTGGTTCATCAGTTCGACCGCGATACGCGCCGTCGAACTGGTGTGTGCGGTCGCTTTCGTGCTGGTGGTCGAGCTGCTCAACACCGCGATCGAGAAGCTCGCCGACCGCCTGACCATGGATCACGACAAGCAGATCGGCCGGGTCAAGGACATGGGCTCGGCCGCCGTCGGCGTCGCGCTGCTGATGGCCGGCGCGTTCTGGATCTTCGCCATCGTCGAGCGGTTGGGCTTCGTGTAG
- a CDS encoding NAD+ synthase produces MTERLDEFAVTLAQLDPTMGDIDGNAAKARAARAQAASDGADLVLFPELFIAGYPPEDLVQKPAFQAACRAAIEALARETADGGPAMLVGTPWVEDNRLYNACALLDGGLIAALRFKCNLPNYGVFDEKRLFARGPASGPVTVRGVRIGVPICEDIWLEESEDYENVVETLAETGAEIILVPNGSPYARDKNDVRLSVAVARVTESGLPLVYLNQICGQDELVFDGASFALNGDLSLAAQLPAFEESITTLRFTKNGDDWRCTGPIAEQPEGDHADYAACVLGLRDYVTKNGFPGVLLGISGGIDSALCAAIAVDALGADQVHGVMLPYRYTAPSSIADAGELAGHLGIRYEVLPIAEAVNGFETILSGIFKNLPADITEENLQARTRGTLLMAISNKTGLMVVTTGNKSEMSVGYATLYGDMNGGFNPIKDIYKTQVFRLAALRNAWKPDGALGPAGEVIPPDIITRPPTAELRENQTDQDSLPPYDVLDAILVRLIEREEPLDQIIAAGFDRETVVHIDHLLNVAEYKRRQAAPGVKVTRRNFGRDRRYPITNRFRDKGEPLPAPDETLVSRANGASIDAFEG; encoded by the coding sequence ATGACCGAACGTCTCGACGAATTCGCGGTCACGCTCGCGCAGCTCGATCCGACCATGGGCGACATCGACGGCAATGCCGCGAAAGCGCGCGCCGCGCGCGCGCAGGCCGCTTCCGACGGCGCCGATCTCGTGCTGTTTCCGGAATTATTCATCGCCGGCTATCCGCCGGAAGACCTCGTGCAGAAGCCGGCTTTCCAGGCCGCTTGCCGCGCCGCGATCGAAGCGCTGGCGCGCGAGACCGCCGATGGCGGCCCGGCGATGCTGGTCGGCACGCCCTGGGTCGAGGATAACAGGCTCTACAATGCCTGCGCACTGCTCGATGGCGGCCTCATCGCCGCGCTGCGCTTCAAATGCAATTTGCCGAACTACGGCGTGTTCGACGAGAAGCGGCTGTTTGCGCGCGGACCTGCGTCAGGTCCCGTGACCGTGCGCGGCGTGCGGATCGGCGTGCCGATCTGCGAGGATATCTGGCTGGAGGAGTCCGAGGACTACGAGAACGTGGTGGAGACTCTCGCGGAGACCGGCGCCGAGATCATCCTGGTGCCGAACGGCTCGCCCTACGCCCGCGACAAGAACGATGTGCGCCTGTCGGTCGCGGTGGCGCGGGTGACTGAGAGCGGTCTCCCGCTGGTCTATCTCAACCAGATCTGCGGCCAGGACGAGCTGGTGTTCGACGGCGCCTCCTTCGCGCTCAATGGCGACTTGTCGCTTGCAGCTCAACTGCCGGCGTTCGAGGAGAGCATCACCACGCTGCGATTCACCAAAAATGGCGACGATTGGCGCTGCACGGGCCCGATCGCCGAACAGCCCGAGGGCGACCACGCCGATTACGCAGCTTGCGTGCTCGGCCTGCGCGATTATGTCACCAAGAACGGCTTTCCCGGCGTGCTGCTCGGTATCTCCGGCGGCATCGATTCTGCGCTGTGCGCGGCGATCGCCGTCGATGCGCTGGGCGCCGATCAGGTGCACGGCGTGATGCTGCCTTATCGCTACACCGCGCCGAGCTCGATTGCGGACGCCGGCGAACTCGCCGGGCACTTGGGGATCCGCTACGAGGTCCTGCCGATCGCGGAGGCGGTGAACGGGTTCGAGACCATCCTCTCGGGCATCTTCAAGAATCTTCCGGCTGATATCACCGAGGAAAATCTTCAGGCCCGCACCCGCGGCACGCTGCTGATGGCGATCTCCAACAAGACCGGGCTGATGGTGGTGACCACCGGTAACAAGTCGGAAATGTCGGTTGGCTACGCCACGCTCTATGGCGACATGAACGGCGGCTTCAATCCGATCAAGGACATCTACAAGACGCAGGTGTTCCGGCTGGCGGCACTGCGCAATGCCTGGAAGCCCGACGGCGCGCTCGGGCCTGCGGGCGAGGTCATCCCGCCCGACATCATCACGCGTCCGCCGACGGCGGAGCTGCGCGAGAACCAGACCGACCAGGATTCGCTGCCGCCTTACGACGTGCTCGATGCCATCCTCGTGCGTCTGATCGAGCGCGAGGAGCCGCTCGACCAGATCATCGCCGCCGGCTTCGACCGTGAGACGGTGGTGCACATCGACCATCTGCTCAACGTCGCCGAATACAAGCGCCGCCAGGCCGCGCCGGGCGTGAAGGTGACGCGCAGGAATTTCGGCCGCGACCGCCGCTATCCCATCACCAACCGTTTTCGCGACAAAGGCGAGCCACTGCCCGCGCCGGACGAGACACTGGTCTCGCGCGCCAACGGCGCCTCGATCGACGCGTTCGAGGGGTAA
- a CDS encoding DUF2865 domain-containing protein — translation MADMPEFLSLSRPRFLLACTVLLSAAVLATGAFAQAGPPGPPPPPAQGGLGPNPMCARLEGQLAGLDRGASGDPARDDQIRRYQESATRQQAELDRVTMQAKRMGCDSSGFFSLFNGQSAQCGPVNTQIQQMRANLDQITGNLERLRGGGPGGFSPERDSQRRSVLMALAQNNCGPQYANAAQSQGGNFLSNLFGGGNNANPQGVPPSDLGPQSGTYRTVCVRTCDGAYFPVSFATVPARFPDDEKSCKALCPAAEASLYTYRNPGEDMNSAVSVSGQPYSALPNAFKFRSEFNPSCSCKAAGQSWADALKSVDDKAAAEQQGDIIVTEESAKKMQQRQLTKGTPATTAKKGTAPAPTTATAPAATPPADTGTATTSSENKPIRSVGPSFLPQQQK, via the coding sequence ATGGCGGATATGCCTGAATTTTTGTCTCTCTCCCGTCCTCGCTTCCTCCTTGCCTGCACCGTGCTCTTGAGCGCAGCCGTGCTCGCCACCGGCGCTTTCGCGCAGGCCGGCCCGCCCGGTCCGCCGCCACCGCCGGCCCAAGGCGGGCTTGGACCGAACCCGATGTGCGCGCGGCTGGAAGGACAGCTCGCCGGACTCGATCGCGGGGCGAGCGGCGATCCCGCGCGCGACGACCAGATCCGCCGCTACCAGGAATCGGCCACGCGCCAGCAGGCCGAGCTCGACCGCGTCACCATGCAGGCCAAGCGCATGGGCTGCGATTCCTCCGGCTTCTTCTCGCTGTTCAACGGCCAGTCGGCGCAATGCGGCCCAGTCAACACCCAGATCCAGCAGATGCGCGCCAATCTGGATCAGATCACCGGCAATCTCGAGCGCTTGCGCGGCGGCGGCCCCGGCGGCTTCAGCCCGGAGCGCGACAGCCAGCGCCGCTCGGTGCTGATGGCGCTCGCGCAGAACAATTGCGGCCCGCAATATGCCAACGCCGCGCAGTCGCAGGGCGGCAACTTCCTGAGCAATCTGTTCGGCGGCGGCAACAACGCCAATCCGCAGGGAGTACCGCCCTCCGACCTCGGTCCGCAATCCGGCACCTACCGCACAGTGTGCGTGCGCACCTGCGACGGCGCCTACTTCCCGGTCTCGTTTGCGACGGTGCCGGCGCGCTTCCCCGACGACGAGAAGAGCTGCAAGGCGCTATGTCCGGCGGCCGAAGCCTCGCTCTACACCTATCGCAATCCCGGCGAGGACATGAACTCCGCGGTCTCCGTCAGCGGGCAGCCCTATTCGGCTTTGCCAAACGCGTTTAAATTCCGCAGCGAGTTCAATCCGTCCTGCTCCTGCAAGGCCGCAGGCCAGAGCTGGGCCGACGCGCTGAAATCGGTCGACGACAAGGCCGCCGCCGAGCAGCAGGGTGACATCATCGTCACCGAGGAGAGCGCCAAGAAGATGCAGCAGCGTCAGCTCACCAAGGGCACGCCCGCGACCACTGCGAAGAAGGGCACTGCCCCGGCGCCGACGACCGCCACCGCACCGGCTGCAACGCCGCCTGCGGACACCGGCACGGCGACGACGTCCTCCGAGAACAAGCCGATCCGCTCGGTCGGGCCGAGCTTCCTGCCGCAGCAGCAGAAGTAA
- the cysS gene encoding cysteine--tRNA ligase has translation MELRLYDTLTKEKRPFVPLDANNVRMYVCGPTVYDFAHIGNARPVIVFDVLFRLLRHLYGEAHVKYVRNITDVDDKINDRAARDFPGLPLNEAIRKVTEQTGKQFHADVDALGALRPSVEPRATEHIGEMREIIEMLVAGGFAYAAEDHVLFSPQVMNAANSELPRYGALSKRSLDEMIAGARVDVAPYKRDATDFVLWKPSKPGEPSWPSPAGIAAQGRPGWHVECSAMAWKHLGEYFDIHGGGIDLVFPHHENEVAQTCCAFHRERMANYWMHNGFLQVESEKMSKSLGNFVTIHELLADWPGEVLRLNMLKTHYRSPIDWTMKSLEESARTLDDWYRVAADVEPGKPAVSVVEPLLDDLNTPLTIAALHGLRNASDAGGLAASLRLLGFLSESAAQWEGRKQQASGIDAKDVERLISERTAARARKDFRESDRIRDELAAKGVVLKDGKDAGGKPVTTWELA, from the coding sequence ATGGAATTGCGTCTTTACGATACGCTGACGAAGGAGAAGCGGCCATTCGTGCCGCTCGATGCGAACAACGTCCGCATGTATGTCTGCGGACCGACCGTCTACGACTTCGCCCATATCGGCAATGCGCGACCGGTGATCGTGTTCGACGTGCTGTTTCGCCTGCTGCGCCATCTCTATGGCGAGGCGCATGTCAAATATGTCCGCAACATCACCGACGTCGACGACAAGATCAACGACCGTGCCGCGCGCGATTTTCCCGGCCTGCCGCTGAACGAGGCGATCCGCAAGGTCACCGAGCAGACCGGCAAGCAGTTTCACGCCGACGTCGACGCACTCGGCGCGCTCCGGCCGAGCGTCGAGCCGCGCGCGACCGAGCATATCGGCGAGATGCGCGAGATCATCGAAATGCTCGTCGCCGGCGGCTTTGCCTATGCCGCCGAGGACCACGTGCTGTTCTCGCCGCAGGTGATGAACGCGGCCAATTCAGAGCTGCCGCGCTACGGCGCGCTGTCGAAGCGTTCGCTCGATGAGATGATCGCCGGCGCGCGCGTCGATGTCGCGCCCTACAAGCGCGATGCGACCGACTTCGTGCTATGGAAGCCCTCGAAGCCCGGCGAGCCGTCATGGCCGTCGCCGGCCGGCATCGCCGCGCAGGGGCGCCCGGGCTGGCACGTCGAGTGCTCGGCCATGGCCTGGAAGCATCTCGGCGAATATTTCGACATCCACGGCGGCGGTATCGATCTCGTGTTTCCACATCACGAGAACGAGGTCGCGCAGACCTGCTGCGCCTTCCACCGGGAGCGCATGGCGAACTACTGGATGCACAACGGCTTCCTCCAGGTCGAGAGCGAGAAGATGTCGAAGTCGCTCGGCAACTTCGTCACCATCCACGAATTGCTCGCGGACTGGCCTGGTGAAGTGCTGCGCCTGAACATGCTGAAGACGCACTACCGTTCGCCGATCGACTGGACCATGAAGTCGCTGGAGGAGAGCGCCAGGACGCTCGACGATTGGTATCGGGTAGCGGCCGACGTCGAGCCCGGCAAGCCGGCTGTATCCGTGGTCGAGCCGTTGCTCGACGACCTCAACACGCCCCTGACGATCGCGGCGCTGCATGGGCTGCGCAACGCGTCCGACGCCGGTGGCCTGGCCGCGTCGCTGCGTCTGCTCGGCTTCCTCTCCGAGAGCGCTGCGCAGTGGGAAGGGCGCAAGCAGCAGGCGAGCGGCATCGATGCCAAGGACGTCGAGCGCCTGATCTCGGAGCGGACCGCCGCACGTGCGCGCAAGGATTTTAGGGAGTCCGACCGGATCCGCGACGAGCTTGCCGCCAAGGGCGTCGTTCTGAAGGACGGCAAGGATGCCGGCGGCAAGCCGGTGACGACATGGGAGCTCGCGTGA
- a CDS encoding GNAT family N-acetyltransferase, producing MAQAFPKPGLRPFLPADVPVLAAIFAASIEELTGDDYSEAQQQAWMAAAESEEFGKRLAADLTLIATLEGSPVGFASLRGTDHIRMLYVHPAVVGQGIATILLDALEKLAGGRGATSLTVDASDTAESFFAKRGYTAKQRNTVTINGEWLANTTMQKTLGAAQ from the coding sequence ATGGCTCAGGCGTTCCCAAAGCCTGGCTTGCGGCCCTTCCTGCCGGCCGATGTGCCGGTCCTCGCCGCGATCTTCGCCGCCAGCATCGAGGAATTGACCGGCGACGACTACAGCGAGGCGCAGCAGCAAGCCTGGATGGCGGCGGCCGAAAGCGAAGAGTTCGGCAAGCGGCTCGCTGCCGACCTGACGCTGATCGCGACGCTGGAGGGCTCGCCCGTGGGGTTTGCGTCGCTGCGCGGCACCGATCACATCCGTATGCTTTATGTGCATCCGGCCGTGGTCGGGCAGGGCATCGCCACCATCCTGCTCGACGCGCTGGAAAAGCTCGCCGGCGGGCGTGGCGCAACCAGCCTGACGGTTGACGCCAGCGACACCGCGGAAAGCTTCTTCGCCAAGCGCGGCTACACCGCCAAGCAGCGCAACACCGTCACCATCAACGGCGAGTGGCTCGCCAACACCACCATGCAGAAGACGCTCGGAGCAGCGCAATGA
- the cimA gene encoding citramalate synthase translates to MSKQRLYLFDTTLRDGAQTNGVDFTLADKRVIAALLDELGIDYVEGGYPGANPTDTEFFGTKPKLNHARFTAFGMTRRAGRSVSNDPGVAGLLEAKADAICFVAKSSAYQVRVALETTKEENLASIRDSVAAAKAAGREVMLDCEHFFDGYKEDPSFALACAKAAYEAGARWVVLCDTNGGTMPNEVEAIVTEVTKHIPGDHIGIHAHNDTEQAVANSLAAVRAGARQIQGTLNGLGERCGNANLCSLIPTLKLKQEFADAFEISVTPEKLATLVKVSRTLDDMLNRAPNRHAAYVGESAFVTKTGIHASAVMKDPQTYEHVLPELVGNHRKVLVSDQAGRSNVIAELDRAGIAYEKSDPKLTRLVEELKEREAAGYAYESANASFDLLARRTLGKVPQYFEVEQFDVNVEQRYNALGERVTVALAVVKVDVAGEHLISAAEGNGPVNALDVALRKDLGKYQKYIEGLKLIDYRVRILNGGTGAVTRVLIESEDENGDIWTTVGVSPNIIDASFQALMDSVIYKLVKSGAPA, encoded by the coding sequence ATGAGCAAGCAGCGTCTCTATCTGTTCGACACCACGCTGCGCGACGGCGCGCAGACCAATGGTGTCGATTTCACGCTGGCCGACAAGCGGGTCATAGCCGCCCTGCTGGACGAGCTCGGCATCGACTATGTCGAAGGCGGCTATCCCGGCGCCAATCCGACCGATACGGAGTTTTTCGGCACCAAGCCGAAGCTCAATCATGCGCGCTTCACTGCCTTCGGCATGACGCGGCGGGCCGGGCGATCGGTCTCCAACGATCCCGGCGTCGCCGGTCTCCTGGAAGCGAAGGCCGATGCGATCTGCTTCGTGGCAAAGTCCTCGGCCTATCAGGTGCGGGTGGCGCTGGAGACGACGAAGGAGGAAAACCTCGCTTCCATTCGTGACAGCGTTGCGGCAGCAAAGGCCGCCGGCCGTGAGGTGATGCTCGACTGCGAGCATTTCTTCGACGGCTACAAGGAAGACCCCAGCTTCGCGCTCGCCTGCGCCAAAGCCGCCTATGAGGCCGGCGCGCGCTGGGTCGTGCTGTGCGACACCAATGGCGGCACCATGCCGAACGAGGTCGAAGCCATCGTCACCGAGGTGACAAAACACATCCCCGGCGATCACATCGGCATCCACGCCCATAACGACACCGAGCAGGCGGTGGCGAACTCGCTCGCCGCGGTGCGCGCCGGTGCGCGGCAAATCCAGGGCACGCTGAACGGCCTCGGCGAGCGCTGCGGCAATGCCAATCTCTGCTCGCTGATCCCGACACTCAAGCTGAAGCAGGAATTTGCCGACGCCTTCGAGATCAGCGTCACGCCGGAGAAGCTGGCGACCCTGGTCAAAGTCTCGCGTACGCTGGACGACATGCTCAATCGCGCGCCGAACCGGCATGCGGCTTACGTCGGCGAGAGCGCCTTCGTCACCAAGACCGGCATCCATGCCTCCGCCGTGATGAAGGATCCGCAGACCTATGAGCATGTGTTGCCGGAATTGGTCGGCAATCACCGCAAGGTGCTGGTGTCCGATCAGGCCGGCCGCTCCAACGTCATCGCCGAGCTCGACCGCGCCGGCATCGCTTACGAGAAGAGCGACCCGAAGCTGACGCGGCTGGTCGAGGAATTGAAGGAGCGCGAGGCGGCGGGCTACGCCTATGAATCCGCCAACGCGTCGTTCGATCTGCTGGCGCGGCGCACGCTCGGCAAGGTGCCGCAATATTTCGAGGTCGAGCAGTTCGATGTCAATGTCGAGCAGCGCTACAACGCGCTCGGCGAGCGCGTCACCGTCGCCTTGGCCGTGGTCAAGGTCGACGTCGCCGGCGAGCACCTGATCTCGGCGGCCGAAGGTAACGGTCCCGTCAATGCGCTCGACGTGGCGCTGCGGAAGGACCTCGGCAAGTATCAGAAATACATCGAGGGCCTGAAGCTGATCGACTACCGCGTGCGTATCCTGAATGGCGGCACCGGCGCGGTCACGCGCGTCCTGATCGAGAGCGAGGACGAGAACGGCGATATTTGGACCACGGTCGGCGTGTCGCCGAACATCATCGACGCCTCGTTCCAGGCGCTGATGGATTCGGTGATCTACAAGCTCGTGAAGTCGGGCGCGCCGGCGTAA
- a CDS encoding VOC family protein, with protein sequence MIDHISVGVSDLDRSAKFYEAILATLGLARLVTRPRTIGFGKAYPEFWINLREGMPRVPPESGIHICLRAKATSEVDAFHAAALLAGGASDGAPGIRPHDRVRYYAAFIIDPDGNRIEAVTFPTE encoded by the coding sequence ATGATCGACCACATCTCCGTCGGCGTCAGCGATCTCGACCGCTCTGCAAAATTCTACGAAGCAATTCTCGCCACACTCGGGCTCGCGCGGCTCGTCACGCGGCCGCGGACGATCGGCTTCGGCAAGGCCTATCCGGAATTCTGGATCAATTTGCGCGAGGGCATGCCGCGCGTGCCACCGGAGAGCGGCATACACATCTGCCTGCGCGCGAAAGCGACCAGCGAGGTCGATGCGTTTCATGCCGCAGCACTCCTGGCCGGCGGTGCATCCGACGGCGCGCCGGGCATCCGCCCGCACGACCGCGTGCGCTACTATGCGGCCTTCATCATTGATCCCGATGGCAACCGGATCGAGGCGGTGACGTTTCCGACTGAGTAG
- a CDS encoding TIGR00730 family Rossman fold protein has protein sequence MSTIKTVCVYCGSGPGTNPHFTEGAKAFGKALAENNIRLVYGGGSLGLMGAVATSVLDHGGTVTGIIPDFLRLRENALTRVQEMIVTPDMHERKRLMFERSDAFVALPGGVGTLEELVEQLTWKQLGRHAKPVLLANIDNFWEPLFSLLSHMRQTEFIRAGLSVDILKADRVEEILPKLKAAAAQIADAEKQLAPEVARKL, from the coding sequence ATGAGCACGATCAAAACCGTCTGTGTCTATTGCGGCTCCGGTCCCGGAACCAATCCCCACTTCACCGAAGGCGCCAAGGCGTTCGGCAAGGCGCTCGCCGAGAACAACATCCGCCTGGTCTATGGCGGCGGTTCGCTTGGACTGATGGGCGCGGTCGCGACCTCCGTGCTCGATCACGGCGGCACCGTCACCGGCATCATCCCTGATTTTCTGCGGTTGCGCGAGAACGCGCTGACCCGGGTGCAGGAGATGATCGTCACCCCCGACATGCACGAGCGCAAGCGGCTGATGTTCGAGCGGTCCGACGCCTTCGTGGCGCTGCCGGGCGGCGTCGGCACGCTGGAGGAGTTGGTCGAGCAGTTGACCTGGAAGCAGCTCGGCCGTCACGCCAAGCCCGTGCTGCTCGCCAATATCGACAATTTCTGGGAGCCGCTGTTCTCGCTGCTGTCGCACATGCGCCAGACGGAGTTCATCCGCGCCGGCCTCTCGGTCGACATCCTCAAGGCCGATCGCGTCGAGGAGATTCTGCCGAAGCTGAAGGCGGCGGCGGCACAGATTGCCGACGCGGAAAAGCAGCTCGCCCCGGAAGTGGCCCGCAAGCTCTGA